In Sphaeramia orbicularis chromosome 15, fSphaOr1.1, whole genome shotgun sequence, a single genomic region encodes these proteins:
- the ppp4r3b gene encoding serine/threonine-protein phosphatase 4 regulatory subunit 3B isoform X1, translated as MSDTRRRVKVYTLNEDRQWDDRGTGHVSSTFVERLKGISLLVRAESDGSLLLESKISPNTAYQKQQDTLIVWSEADNYDLALSFQEKAGCDEIWEKICQVQGKDPAVDITQDPIDESEEERFEEIPETSHLVELPPCELSRLEEIADLVTSVLSSPIRREKLALALMSEGYIKKLLGLFRVCEDLDNREGLHHLYEIVRGVLFLNKAALFEVMFSDDCIMDVVGCLEYDPALVQPKRHREFLTKTAKFKEVIPITDSELRQKIHQTYRVQYIQDIILPTPSVFEENFLSTLTSFIFFNKVEIVSMLQEDEKFLTEVFAQLTDEATEDSKRRELVNFVKEFCAFSQTLQPQNRDAFFKTLANLGILPALEIVMGMDDLQVRAAATDIFSYLVEFSPSMVREFVMQEPQQTDDDVLLINVVIKQMICDSDPELGGAVQLMGLLRTLIDPENMLASTNKTEKTEFLSFFYKYCMHVLTAPLLANTAHDKTSKDLQEGSAKINPVCPDNFQTAQLLALILELLTFCVEHHTYHIKTYIMNKDLLRRVLVLMNSKHTFLALCALRFMRRIIGLKDEYYNRYIIKGNLFEPVINALLDNGTRYNLLNSAIIELFEFIKVEDIKSLIAHIVDNFYKALESIEYVQTFKGLKGRYEQEKDRQSQRLNRYRRDARSLDEDEELWFNDDDDDDDGETVEKSRMEDDFSDSYGKYMEAKKGRKLLVCAQCVLFCLEQPSMLMFTLSFTAGAANGANGANNNGKSAVIPPASAAVSVNNSSSTSSVKTVALPATPVVKTALVGLVDYPDDEDEEEEDEEEEQSPRKRPRLSS; from the exons GATCCCTATTGTTGGAGTCGAAGATAAGCCCAAATACTGCTTATCAGAAACAGCAA GACACATTGATTGTTTGGTCTGAAGCAGATAATTATGACCTGGCTCTTAGCTTCCAGGAGAAGGCTGGTTGTGATGAGATCTGGGAGAAAATTTGTCAG GTGCAAGGGAAGGACCCTGCTGTTGATATAACACAGGACCCAATCGATGAATCTGAGGAGGAACGCTTTGAAGAAATCCCTGAGACAAGCCACCTGGTGGAGCTTCCTCCTTGTGAGCTGAGCCGACTGGAGGAGATTGCTGACTTGGTCACTTCTGTTCTGTCATCACCCATCCGGAGGGAAAAACTTGCCCTTGCCTTGATGAGTGAGGGTTACATCAAGAAGCTTCTGGGTCTTTTCAGAGTATGTGAGGACCTGGATAACAGAGAAGGTCTGCATCATCTCTATGAGATCGTCCGAGGTGTTTTGTTCCTCAATAAGGCAGCTCTGTTTGAGGTGATGTTCTCTGATGACTGTATCATGGATGTGGTGGGCTGCCTTGAGTATGACCCAGCACTTGTTCAGCCTAAACGCCACAGGGAGTTCTTGACCAAAACGGCAAAGTTTAAGGAGGTGATCCCTATCACGGACTCTGAGCTGCGGCAGAAGATACACCAGACCTACCGGGTACAGTACATCCAGGACATCATCCTACCCACACCGTCTGTCTTTGAAGAGAACTTTCTCTCCACGCTGACTTCCTTCATCTTTTTTAACAAGGTGGAGATTGTCAGTATGTTGCAG gaGGATGAAAAGTTCCTAACTGAAGTCTTTGCACAGCTCACAGATGAAGCAACAGAGGATAGTAAAAGAAGAGAGCTT GTGAATTTTGTGAAGGAGTTCTGTGCTTTCTCACAAACATTGCAGCCACAAAACCGAGATGCTTTCTTTAAAACTCTTGCAAACCTTGGCATCTTACCTGCTCTGGAAATAGTCATG GGAATGGATGATCTGCAGGTGAGAGCAGCAGCAACAGACATCTTCTCTTACCTTGTGGAATTCAGTCCCTCCATGGTGAGGGAGTTTGTCATGCAAGAGCCACAGCAGACAGATgat GACGTTCTGCTCATAAATGTGGTGATCAAGCAGATGATTTGTGACTCTGACCCAGAATTGGGAGGTGCTGTCCAGTTGATGGGTCTGCTCAGGACGCTCATTGACCCTGAAAACATGCTGGCTTCCACCAAT AAAACTGAGAAGACTGAATTCCTAAGTTTCTTCTACAAGTACTGCATGCATGTTCTTACTGCTCCACTGCTGGCCAACACAGCACATGACAAAACCTCAAAAG ATCTGCAGGAAGGATCAGCAAAGATCAACCCAGTCTGTCCAG ATAACTTCCAGACGGCACAGCTGCTGGCACTGATCCTGGAGCTTCTGACTTTCTGTGTGGAGCACCATACATATCATATCAAGACCTATATCATGAACAAAGATCTGCTCAGGAGAGTACTCGTGCTCATGAACTCTAAACACACCTTTCTGGCACTTT GTGCTCTGCGGTTCATGCGCAGAATCATTGGCCTCAAGGATGAGTACTATAACCGCTACATCATAAAAGGGAACCTGTTTGAACCTGTCATTAATGCCCTGTTGGACAATGGTACACGATACAATCTACTCAACTCAGCCATCATAGAGCTCTTTGAGTTCATAAAAGTG gAGGACATCAAGTCTCTCATAGCTCACATTGTGGATAACTTCTACAAAGCACTTGAATCCATTGAGTATGTCCAGACTTTCAAGGGCCTGAAAGGCCGGTACGAGCAGGAGAAAGACAGGCAAAGTCAGAGGCTCAACAg ATATCGCCGGGATGCAAGGTCATTGGATGAAGATGAGGAATTGTGGTTCaacgatgatgacgacgacgatgatggTGAGACTGTGGAGAAGAGCCGCATGGAGGATGACTTTTCTGACAGCTATGGCAAGTACATGGAGGCCAAAAAAGGTAGGAAACTACTTGTATGTGCTCAGTGTGTTCTCTTCTGTCTGGAGCAGCCTTCGATGTTGATGTTTACATTGTCTTTTACTGCAGGAGCTGCCAATGGAGCCAATGGTGCCAACAACAATGGGAAGTCTGCTGTAATCCCACCTGCCTCGGCAGCTGTCTCTGTAAACAACAGCAGCTCGACTTCCTCTGTGAAGACTGTTGCTCTTCCTGCTACACCAGTAGTAAAG ACTGCACTTGTCGGTTTGGTTGACTACCCTGAcgatgaggatgaagaggaagaagatgaggaggaagagcagtCTCCAAGGAAGCGGCCTCGTCTTAGCTCCTAA
- the ppp4r3b gene encoding serine/threonine-protein phosphatase 4 regulatory subunit 3B isoform X2 — translation MSDTRRRVKVYTLNEDRQWDDRGTGHVSSTFVERLKGISLLVRAESDGSLLLESKISPNTAYQKQQDTLIVWSEADNYDLALSFQEKAGCDEIWEKICQVQGKDPAVDITQDPIDESEEERFEEIPETSHLVELPPCELSRLEEIADLVTSVLSSPIRREKLALALMSEGYIKKLLGLFRVCEDLDNREGLHHLYEIVRGVLFLNKAALFEVMFSDDCIMDVVGCLEYDPALVQPKRHREFLTKTAKFKEVIPITDSELRQKIHQTYRVQYIQDIILPTPSVFEENFLSTLTSFIFFNKVEIVSMLQEDEKFLTEVFAQLTDEATEDSKRRELVNFVKEFCAFSQTLQPQNRDAFFKTLANLGILPALEIVMGMDDLQVRAAATDIFSYLVEFSPSMVREFVMQEPQQTDDDVLLINVVIKQMICDSDPELGGAVQLMGLLRTLIDPENMLASTNKTEKTEFLSFFYKYCMHVLTAPLLANTAHDKTSKDLQEGSAKINPVCPDNFQTAQLLALILELLTFCVEHHTYHIKTYIMNKDLLRRVLVLMNSKHTFLALCALRFMRRIIGLKDEYYNRYIIKGNLFEPVINALLDNGTRYNLLNSAIIELFEFIKVEDIKSLIAHIVDNFYKALESIEYVQTFKGLKGRYEQEKDRQSQRLNRYRRDARSLDEDEELWFNDDDDDDDGETVEKSRMEDDFSDSYGKYMEAKKGAANGANGANNNGKSAVIPPASAAVSVNNSSSTSSVKTVALPATPVVKTALVGLVDYPDDEDEEEEDEEEEQSPRKRPRLSS, via the exons GATCCCTATTGTTGGAGTCGAAGATAAGCCCAAATACTGCTTATCAGAAACAGCAA GACACATTGATTGTTTGGTCTGAAGCAGATAATTATGACCTGGCTCTTAGCTTCCAGGAGAAGGCTGGTTGTGATGAGATCTGGGAGAAAATTTGTCAG GTGCAAGGGAAGGACCCTGCTGTTGATATAACACAGGACCCAATCGATGAATCTGAGGAGGAACGCTTTGAAGAAATCCCTGAGACAAGCCACCTGGTGGAGCTTCCTCCTTGTGAGCTGAGCCGACTGGAGGAGATTGCTGACTTGGTCACTTCTGTTCTGTCATCACCCATCCGGAGGGAAAAACTTGCCCTTGCCTTGATGAGTGAGGGTTACATCAAGAAGCTTCTGGGTCTTTTCAGAGTATGTGAGGACCTGGATAACAGAGAAGGTCTGCATCATCTCTATGAGATCGTCCGAGGTGTTTTGTTCCTCAATAAGGCAGCTCTGTTTGAGGTGATGTTCTCTGATGACTGTATCATGGATGTGGTGGGCTGCCTTGAGTATGACCCAGCACTTGTTCAGCCTAAACGCCACAGGGAGTTCTTGACCAAAACGGCAAAGTTTAAGGAGGTGATCCCTATCACGGACTCTGAGCTGCGGCAGAAGATACACCAGACCTACCGGGTACAGTACATCCAGGACATCATCCTACCCACACCGTCTGTCTTTGAAGAGAACTTTCTCTCCACGCTGACTTCCTTCATCTTTTTTAACAAGGTGGAGATTGTCAGTATGTTGCAG gaGGATGAAAAGTTCCTAACTGAAGTCTTTGCACAGCTCACAGATGAAGCAACAGAGGATAGTAAAAGAAGAGAGCTT GTGAATTTTGTGAAGGAGTTCTGTGCTTTCTCACAAACATTGCAGCCACAAAACCGAGATGCTTTCTTTAAAACTCTTGCAAACCTTGGCATCTTACCTGCTCTGGAAATAGTCATG GGAATGGATGATCTGCAGGTGAGAGCAGCAGCAACAGACATCTTCTCTTACCTTGTGGAATTCAGTCCCTCCATGGTGAGGGAGTTTGTCATGCAAGAGCCACAGCAGACAGATgat GACGTTCTGCTCATAAATGTGGTGATCAAGCAGATGATTTGTGACTCTGACCCAGAATTGGGAGGTGCTGTCCAGTTGATGGGTCTGCTCAGGACGCTCATTGACCCTGAAAACATGCTGGCTTCCACCAAT AAAACTGAGAAGACTGAATTCCTAAGTTTCTTCTACAAGTACTGCATGCATGTTCTTACTGCTCCACTGCTGGCCAACACAGCACATGACAAAACCTCAAAAG ATCTGCAGGAAGGATCAGCAAAGATCAACCCAGTCTGTCCAG ATAACTTCCAGACGGCACAGCTGCTGGCACTGATCCTGGAGCTTCTGACTTTCTGTGTGGAGCACCATACATATCATATCAAGACCTATATCATGAACAAAGATCTGCTCAGGAGAGTACTCGTGCTCATGAACTCTAAACACACCTTTCTGGCACTTT GTGCTCTGCGGTTCATGCGCAGAATCATTGGCCTCAAGGATGAGTACTATAACCGCTACATCATAAAAGGGAACCTGTTTGAACCTGTCATTAATGCCCTGTTGGACAATGGTACACGATACAATCTACTCAACTCAGCCATCATAGAGCTCTTTGAGTTCATAAAAGTG gAGGACATCAAGTCTCTCATAGCTCACATTGTGGATAACTTCTACAAAGCACTTGAATCCATTGAGTATGTCCAGACTTTCAAGGGCCTGAAAGGCCGGTACGAGCAGGAGAAAGACAGGCAAAGTCAGAGGCTCAACAg ATATCGCCGGGATGCAAGGTCATTGGATGAAGATGAGGAATTGTGGTTCaacgatgatgacgacgacgatgatggTGAGACTGTGGAGAAGAGCCGCATGGAGGATGACTTTTCTGACAGCTATGGCAAGTACATGGAGGCCAAAAAAG GAGCTGCCAATGGAGCCAATGGTGCCAACAACAATGGGAAGTCTGCTGTAATCCCACCTGCCTCGGCAGCTGTCTCTGTAAACAACAGCAGCTCGACTTCCTCTGTGAAGACTGTTGCTCTTCCTGCTACACCAGTAGTAAAG ACTGCACTTGTCGGTTTGGTTGACTACCCTGAcgatgaggatgaagaggaagaagatgaggaggaagagcagtCTCCAAGGAAGCGGCCTCGTCTTAGCTCCTAA
- the cfap36 gene encoding cilia- and flagella-associated protein 36 isoform X2, which translates to MAEDDREWVVESIVGYLGSPEWVIPVTDFMENKCTVFDDEDENKLSYTEIHQQYKKLVEKLLENYMQEVGINEQQFLDACTSPFAKSKTLQIVFQPVLATDDFQMFRSLMVQKNMELQLQALRVIKERNGALPDCLTDGTDVMTELQQQEMRILQEVLKKSKEEYDEEMSMRMLLEEEVGSTSRSSSDKPVRESGEAQQETSASSQQNSTAKVIRQAKAEGNGDYKTTNGYQTPVMNGNTATECHLVNSKPVSKEETKATATGGRDGKNSAKGSSSSKLTTDCGSNGLEPRVLPAVRAPVKSSELPSTKEQSSSSQTAAEAWVEEARKEAGISKPYTELSLSQQEQLQQRAAYLRQQRDKLHALKKEQQKSKQSSTAEETPSNPTPAPATPEAVGQSQMNGACTPPHPPPPSAQHSVNSSKQKEISVEEKKKLQKRKHLADKLKEEVIKK; encoded by the exons ATGGCTGAGGATGACAGAGAATGGGTTGTGGAGAGCATCGTGGGCTATCTAGGAAGCCCCGAGTGGGTCATTCCTGTCACGGACTTCATGGAAAATAAATGCACAG tttttgacgACGAAGATGAGAATAAGTTGTCGTACACTGAAATCCATCAGCAGTATAAGAAACTG GTGGAGAAGCTGCTGGAGAATTACATGCAGGAGGTTGGCATTAATGAGCAGCAGTTTTTGGATGCATGCACCTCGCCTTTTGCCAAGTCCAAAACTCTGCAG ATAGTGTTTCAGCCGGTTCTGGCTACAGATGACTTCCAGATGTTTCGTTCACTGATGGTTCAGAAGAACATGGAGCTCCAGCTTCAAGCATTGAGGGTCATCAAGGAGAGGAATG GGGCCCTACCTGACTGTCTGACTGACGGGACAGATGTGATGACAGAGCTTCAGCAGCAGGAAATGAGGATCCTACAGGAGGTTCTCAA AAAGTCAAAAGAGGAATATGATGAGGAAATGTCAATGCGGATGCTTTTAGAGGAGGAAGTTGGTTCCACCTCCAGAAGCTCCTCTGATAAGCCAGTTAGAGAGAGTGGTGAAGCCCAGCAAGAGACCTCTGCTTCCAGCCAACAAAACAGCACTGCCAAGGTAATTCGGCAAGCA AAAGCAGAGGGGAATGGTGACTACAAAACCACTAACGGTTACCAGACCCCAGTAATGAATGGAAACACTGCCACTGAATGTCATCTG GTCAACAGCAAACCTGTGTCAAAGGAGGAGACAAAGGCCACTGCTACAGGAGGCAGAGACGGGAAGAACTCAGCAAAGGGCAGCTCCTCCTCTAAACTCACCACAG ACTGTGGCAGTAATGGGCTTGAGCCCAGAGTTCTTCCAGCAGTGAGGGCTCCAGTGAAGTCCAGTGAGCTTCCAAGCACCAAAGAGCAGAGCAGCAGCAGCCAGACTGCAGCCGAGGCCTGGGTAGAGGAGGCGCGAAAGGAGGCCGGCATCTCCAAGCCATAcact GAGCTCTCGCTGTCACAACAGGAGCAGCTCCAGCAGAGGGCAGCGTATCTACGTCAGCAGAGAGACAAACTGCACGCTCTGAAGAAAGAACAGCAGAAAAGCAAGCAGAGCTCCACAGCAGAGGAGACACCTTCCAATCCCACACCAGCACCCGCAACCCCG GAGGCAGTGGGACAGTCCCAGATGAATGGGGCCTGTacccctcctcatcctcctcctccttcagcgcAACACTCCGTTAACTCGTCCAAACAGAAG GAGATTTCtgtagaggagaagaagaaactaCAGAAGAGAAAACATCTGGCTGACAAGTTGAAAGAGGAAGTGATCAAGAAATAA
- the cfap36 gene encoding cilia- and flagella-associated protein 36 isoform X4 — MAEDDREWVVESIVGYLGSPEWVIPVTDFMENKCTVFDDEDENKLSYTEIHQQYKKLVEKLLENYMQEVGINEQQFLDACTSPFAKSKTLQIVFQPVLATDDFQMFRSLMVQKNMELQLQALRVIKERNGALPDCLTDGTDVMTELQQQEMRILQEVLKKSKEEYDEEMSMRMLLEEEVGSTSRSSSDKPVRESGEAQQETSASSQQNSTAKVIRQAKAEGNGDYKTTNGYQTPVMNGNTATECHLVNSKPVSKEETKATATGGRDGKNSAKGSSSSKLTTDCGSNGLEPRVLPAVRAPVKSSELPSTKEQSSSSQTAAEAWVEEARKEAGISKPYTELSLSQQEQLQQRAAYLRQQRDKLHALKKEQQKSKQSSTAEETPSNPTPAPATPEISVEEKKKLQKRKHLADKLKEEVIKK, encoded by the exons ATGGCTGAGGATGACAGAGAATGGGTTGTGGAGAGCATCGTGGGCTATCTAGGAAGCCCCGAGTGGGTCATTCCTGTCACGGACTTCATGGAAAATAAATGCACAG tttttgacgACGAAGATGAGAATAAGTTGTCGTACACTGAAATCCATCAGCAGTATAAGAAACTG GTGGAGAAGCTGCTGGAGAATTACATGCAGGAGGTTGGCATTAATGAGCAGCAGTTTTTGGATGCATGCACCTCGCCTTTTGCCAAGTCCAAAACTCTGCAG ATAGTGTTTCAGCCGGTTCTGGCTACAGATGACTTCCAGATGTTTCGTTCACTGATGGTTCAGAAGAACATGGAGCTCCAGCTTCAAGCATTGAGGGTCATCAAGGAGAGGAATG GGGCCCTACCTGACTGTCTGACTGACGGGACAGATGTGATGACAGAGCTTCAGCAGCAGGAAATGAGGATCCTACAGGAGGTTCTCAA AAAGTCAAAAGAGGAATATGATGAGGAAATGTCAATGCGGATGCTTTTAGAGGAGGAAGTTGGTTCCACCTCCAGAAGCTCCTCTGATAAGCCAGTTAGAGAGAGTGGTGAAGCCCAGCAAGAGACCTCTGCTTCCAGCCAACAAAACAGCACTGCCAAGGTAATTCGGCAAGCA AAAGCAGAGGGGAATGGTGACTACAAAACCACTAACGGTTACCAGACCCCAGTAATGAATGGAAACACTGCCACTGAATGTCATCTG GTCAACAGCAAACCTGTGTCAAAGGAGGAGACAAAGGCCACTGCTACAGGAGGCAGAGACGGGAAGAACTCAGCAAAGGGCAGCTCCTCCTCTAAACTCACCACAG ACTGTGGCAGTAATGGGCTTGAGCCCAGAGTTCTTCCAGCAGTGAGGGCTCCAGTGAAGTCCAGTGAGCTTCCAAGCACCAAAGAGCAGAGCAGCAGCAGCCAGACTGCAGCCGAGGCCTGGGTAGAGGAGGCGCGAAAGGAGGCCGGCATCTCCAAGCCATAcact GAGCTCTCGCTGTCACAACAGGAGCAGCTCCAGCAGAGGGCAGCGTATCTACGTCAGCAGAGAGACAAACTGCACGCTCTGAAGAAAGAACAGCAGAAAAGCAAGCAGAGCTCCACAGCAGAGGAGACACCTTCCAATCCCACACCAGCACCCGCAACCCCG GAGATTTCtgtagaggagaagaagaaactaCAGAAGAGAAAACATCTGGCTGACAAGTTGAAAGAGGAAGTGATCAAGAAATAA
- the cfap36 gene encoding cilia- and flagella-associated protein 36 isoform X1, whose product MAEDDREWVVESIVGYLGSPEWVIPVTDFMENKCTVFDDEDENKLSYTEIHQQYKKLVEKLLENYMQEVGINEQQFLDACTSPFAKSKTLQIVFQPVLATDDFQMFRSLMVQKNMELQLQALRVIKERNGALPDCLTDGTDVMTELQQQEMRILQEVLKKSKEEYDEEMSMRMLLEEEVGSTSRSSSDKPVRESGEAQQETSASSQQNSTAKIKAEGNGDYKTTNGYQTPVMNGNTATECHLVNSKPVSKEETKATATGGRDGKNSAKGSSSSKLTTDCGSNGLEPRVLPAVRAPVKSSELPSTKEQSSSSQTAAEAWVEEARKEAGISKPYTELSLSQQEQLQQRAAYLRQQRDKLHALKKEQQKSKQSSTAEETPSNPTPAPATPVSCQEAVGQSQMNGACTPPHPPPPSAQHSVNSSKQKEISVEEKKKLQKRKHLADKLKEEVIKK is encoded by the exons ATGGCTGAGGATGACAGAGAATGGGTTGTGGAGAGCATCGTGGGCTATCTAGGAAGCCCCGAGTGGGTCATTCCTGTCACGGACTTCATGGAAAATAAATGCACAG tttttgacgACGAAGATGAGAATAAGTTGTCGTACACTGAAATCCATCAGCAGTATAAGAAACTG GTGGAGAAGCTGCTGGAGAATTACATGCAGGAGGTTGGCATTAATGAGCAGCAGTTTTTGGATGCATGCACCTCGCCTTTTGCCAAGTCCAAAACTCTGCAG ATAGTGTTTCAGCCGGTTCTGGCTACAGATGACTTCCAGATGTTTCGTTCACTGATGGTTCAGAAGAACATGGAGCTCCAGCTTCAAGCATTGAGGGTCATCAAGGAGAGGAATG GGGCCCTACCTGACTGTCTGACTGACGGGACAGATGTGATGACAGAGCTTCAGCAGCAGGAAATGAGGATCCTACAGGAGGTTCTCAA AAAGTCAAAAGAGGAATATGATGAGGAAATGTCAATGCGGATGCTTTTAGAGGAGGAAGTTGGTTCCACCTCCAGAAGCTCCTCTGATAAGCCAGTTAGAGAGAGTGGTGAAGCCCAGCAAGAGACCTCTGCTTCCAGCCAACAAAACAGCACTGCCAAG ATCAAAGCAGAGGGGAATGGTGACTACAAAACCACTAACGGTTACCAGACCCCAGTAATGAATGGAAACACTGCCACTGAATGTCATCTG GTCAACAGCAAACCTGTGTCAAAGGAGGAGACAAAGGCCACTGCTACAGGAGGCAGAGACGGGAAGAACTCAGCAAAGGGCAGCTCCTCCTCTAAACTCACCACAG ACTGTGGCAGTAATGGGCTTGAGCCCAGAGTTCTTCCAGCAGTGAGGGCTCCAGTGAAGTCCAGTGAGCTTCCAAGCACCAAAGAGCAGAGCAGCAGCAGCCAGACTGCAGCCGAGGCCTGGGTAGAGGAGGCGCGAAAGGAGGCCGGCATCTCCAAGCCATAcact GAGCTCTCGCTGTCACAACAGGAGCAGCTCCAGCAGAGGGCAGCGTATCTACGTCAGCAGAGAGACAAACTGCACGCTCTGAAGAAAGAACAGCAGAAAAGCAAGCAGAGCTCCACAGCAGAGGAGACACCTTCCAATCCCACACCAGCACCCGCAACCCCGGTAAG CTGTCAGGAGGCAGTGGGACAGTCCCAGATGAATGGGGCCTGTacccctcctcatcctcctcctccttcagcgcAACACTCCGTTAACTCGTCCAAACAGAAG GAGATTTCtgtagaggagaagaagaaactaCAGAAGAGAAAACATCTGGCTGACAAGTTGAAAGAGGAAGTGATCAAGAAATAA
- the cfap36 gene encoding cilia- and flagella-associated protein 36 isoform X3 → MAEDDREWVVESIVGYLGSPEWVIPVTDFMENKCTVFDDEDENKLSYTEIHQQYKKLVEKLLENYMQEVGINEQQFLDACTSPFAKSKTLQIVFQPVLATDDFQMFRSLMVQKNMELQLQALRVIKERNGALPDCLTDGTDVMTELQQQEMRILQEVLKKSKEEYDEEMSMRMLLEEEVGSTSRSSSDKPVRESGEAQQETSASSQQNSTAKVNSKPVSKEETKATATGGRDGKNSAKGSSSSKLTTDCGSNGLEPRVLPAVRAPVKSSELPSTKEQSSSSQTAAEAWVEEARKEAGISKPYTELSLSQQEQLQQRAAYLRQQRDKLHALKKEQQKSKQSSTAEETPSNPTPAPATPVSCQEAVGQSQMNGACTPPHPPPPSAQHSVNSSKQKEISVEEKKKLQKRKHLADKLKEEVIKK, encoded by the exons ATGGCTGAGGATGACAGAGAATGGGTTGTGGAGAGCATCGTGGGCTATCTAGGAAGCCCCGAGTGGGTCATTCCTGTCACGGACTTCATGGAAAATAAATGCACAG tttttgacgACGAAGATGAGAATAAGTTGTCGTACACTGAAATCCATCAGCAGTATAAGAAACTG GTGGAGAAGCTGCTGGAGAATTACATGCAGGAGGTTGGCATTAATGAGCAGCAGTTTTTGGATGCATGCACCTCGCCTTTTGCCAAGTCCAAAACTCTGCAG ATAGTGTTTCAGCCGGTTCTGGCTACAGATGACTTCCAGATGTTTCGTTCACTGATGGTTCAGAAGAACATGGAGCTCCAGCTTCAAGCATTGAGGGTCATCAAGGAGAGGAATG GGGCCCTACCTGACTGTCTGACTGACGGGACAGATGTGATGACAGAGCTTCAGCAGCAGGAAATGAGGATCCTACAGGAGGTTCTCAA AAAGTCAAAAGAGGAATATGATGAGGAAATGTCAATGCGGATGCTTTTAGAGGAGGAAGTTGGTTCCACCTCCAGAAGCTCCTCTGATAAGCCAGTTAGAGAGAGTGGTGAAGCCCAGCAAGAGACCTCTGCTTCCAGCCAACAAAACAGCACTGCCAAG GTCAACAGCAAACCTGTGTCAAAGGAGGAGACAAAGGCCACTGCTACAGGAGGCAGAGACGGGAAGAACTCAGCAAAGGGCAGCTCCTCCTCTAAACTCACCACAG ACTGTGGCAGTAATGGGCTTGAGCCCAGAGTTCTTCCAGCAGTGAGGGCTCCAGTGAAGTCCAGTGAGCTTCCAAGCACCAAAGAGCAGAGCAGCAGCAGCCAGACTGCAGCCGAGGCCTGGGTAGAGGAGGCGCGAAAGGAGGCCGGCATCTCCAAGCCATAcact GAGCTCTCGCTGTCACAACAGGAGCAGCTCCAGCAGAGGGCAGCGTATCTACGTCAGCAGAGAGACAAACTGCACGCTCTGAAGAAAGAACAGCAGAAAAGCAAGCAGAGCTCCACAGCAGAGGAGACACCTTCCAATCCCACACCAGCACCCGCAACCCCGGTAAG CTGTCAGGAGGCAGTGGGACAGTCCCAGATGAATGGGGCCTGTacccctcctcatcctcctcctccttcagcgcAACACTCCGTTAACTCGTCCAAACAGAAG GAGATTTCtgtagaggagaagaagaaactaCAGAAGAGAAAACATCTGGCTGACAAGTTGAAAGAGGAAGTGATCAAGAAATAA